Genomic DNA from Desulfuromonas sp. TF:
GAACCTCTCGGCCAGTCCGGAGCTGCTGGGGAAGATGGAATACCGCCGCGCCCTGGTCCAGTCCCAATCGGCCCGCTGTCTGGCCGTCTATGCTTACGCTTCCGCCGGGCCTGGCGAATCGAGTACCGATCTGGTCTATTCCGGTCACTCCCTGATTGCCGAAAACGGGGTGGTGCTGGCCGAGACAGATCGCTTCCTCTTTGCCACGCAGATGGCCCTGGCCGATGTCGATATCGAGCATCTGGGCAACGAACGGCGCAAGAACAGCACCTTTGCCGCCTCGGTTCAGAAGACCTCCTTCCGCATCATCCCTTTTGCCCTTCCAGATGTGAGTGACGGCAAGCTGTGCAGGGTCATTCCCGCGACCCCCTTTGTTCCCTCCGAGGAGGATGAACAGACGTATCGCTGCCACGAAATTTTCTCCCTTCAGACCACCGGCCTCGCCAAGCGGCTTCGCCACACCGGGGTAAAAAATGCAGCTATCGGGGTCTCCGGCGGCCTCGATTCAACCCTGGCTCTCCTGGTGGCCGCAAAGGCATTCGACAAGCTGGGGCTGGACAGAAAGGGAATCATTGCGATCACCATGCCCGGTTTCGGGACCACCAGCCGAACCCGGACCAACGCCGAAGCGCTGATCCGGCAGCTGGGGGTGACCTTCAAGGAGGTATCGATCGACAAGGCGGTCCGGCAGCATTTCAAGGACATCGGTCACAGCGAGGAGGTGCATGACATCGTCTTCGAAAACGCCCAAGCCCGGGAGCGGACCCAGATCCTGATGGATGCGGCCAACCAGGTCCATGGGCTGGTGATCGGCACCGGCGACCTCTCTGAACTAGCTCTCGGCTGGTGCACCTATAATGGCGACCACATGTCCATGTACGCAGTCAACGCAGGCGTTCCCAAGACCCTGGTGCGATACCTGGTGGCCTGGTGCGCCGAAGCCGAGTTCACGGGAGAGGCTGCGGCCACTCTCCTGGACATCTGTAAAACGCCCGTTTCCCCCGAACTGCTTCCTCCGGGGGCAGGCGGTGAAATAGGCCAGATCACCGAAGACCAGATCGGGCCCTATCTGCTGCACGATTTTTTTCTCTACAACATGGTTCGCCTCCAGTATGCCCCTGCCAAGATTTATTGCCTGGCCCGGCACGCCTTCGCCGGCCAGTACGCCGCCGATGAAATCCTGAAATGGCTGCGGATCTTCTGCTGCCGGTTTTTCAGTCAGCAGTTCAAGCGCTCCTGCCTTCCCGACGGGCCGAAAATAGGGAGCGTCGCCCTGTCGCCTCGCGGAGACTGGCGAATGCCCAGTGATGCCAGTGTCGCATTGTGGCTGGCGGAACTCGATAAGCTTGAAGGGAAAGAAGGTTAGACCCTTTATCCCTGGACCCTGAACCGATGCCCAGCGGCACTCTTTACATCGTAGCGACCCCCATCGGCAACCTCGAGGATCTGACCTTCCGTGCCCTGCGCATTCTCAGGGAGGTGGACCTGGTGGCGGCCGAGGATACCCGGCACAGCCGCAAGCTGTTCAGCCATTACGGCATCGGCACCCCCCTGACCTCCTTCTTTCAGCACAACGAGGCGGTCAAGGGAGAGCGGCTCCTTGAGGATCTGCGCCAGGGCAAGTCGGTGGCGCTGATCTCCGATGCCGGCACCCCGGCCATCGCCGATCCCGGTTTTCTGCTGGTGCGCCGCTGCCGTGAAGAAGGAATTCCGGTGATCGCGGTTCCCGGCCCCTCCGCCGTGGTGACGGCTCTCTCTATTGCCGGCCTGCCCACCGACCGCTTTGCTTTCGAGGGGTTTCTCCCCGCCAAAACCAAAGGGAGGCGCGCAGCGCTGCGCCGCCTGCGCCAGGAAGACCGGACCACGGTCTTCTATGAGGCGCCTCACCGGCTGCCGGCGGCCCTCAGGGATCTGGCGGAGGAACTGGGCGAGGATCGAGAGGTGGCGGTCGCCAGGGAGCTGACCAAGATTCACGAGGAGCTTTATCGCGGAACTGCCTCCGGCGCACTCGATCATTTCGGTTCCGGCAGGGTGAGGGGGGAAATCGTCCTGATGGTGGCTCCGGCGGTAGACGCGGAGTTTGGAGGTGAGAAGGCGGATGCCGGCTCCCTGGAGGAGGCGCTGCGGAAGCTGTCCGCCGAGGGAATGCCGCCGAGGCAGGCCGTCAAACAGATGGCGAAGGAGTTCGGCCTGCCGAGAGATGAAGTCTATCGAATCTGGGTGGCGACGAAAGACGAGGATTGAGTGCGGGGCGATGTTACCGCATCACCCTGAACTCGTCGAATTCCCCGCGGTAG
This window encodes:
- a CDS encoding NAD(+) synthase: METALSALGLVRIGVVSPDLRVADIDYNLERIWLAVDEGLSRNCRFLVFPELCLTSYSCGDLFFQSLLIERTREALWQLADLTAEKEATLVVGAPIAQGGRLFNCAVFISGGRILGVVPKTYLPNTQEFYEERWFSSARDLTEQDLEWRGERIPFGTDLLFRADDMPDCLIGIEICEDVWSVNPPSGGMATAGATVLLNLSASPELLGKMEYRRALVQSQSARCLAVYAYASAGPGESSTDLVYSGHSLIAENGVVLAETDRFLFATQMALADVDIEHLGNERRKNSTFAASVQKTSFRIIPFALPDVSDGKLCRVIPATPFVPSEEDEQTYRCHEIFSLQTTGLAKRLRHTGVKNAAIGVSGGLDSTLALLVAAKAFDKLGLDRKGIIAITMPGFGTTSRTRTNAEALIRQLGVTFKEVSIDKAVRQHFKDIGHSEEVHDIVFENAQARERTQILMDAANQVHGLVIGTGDLSELALGWCTYNGDHMSMYAVNAGVPKTLVRYLVAWCAEAEFTGEAAATLLDICKTPVSPELLPPGAGGEIGQITEDQIGPYLLHDFFLYNMVRLQYAPAKIYCLARHAFAGQYAADEILKWLRIFCCRFFSQQFKRSCLPDGPKIGSVALSPRGDWRMPSDASVALWLAELDKLEGKEG
- the rsmI gene encoding 16S rRNA (cytidine(1402)-2'-O)-methyltransferase — protein: MPSGTLYIVATPIGNLEDLTFRALRILREVDLVAAEDTRHSRKLFSHYGIGTPLTSFFQHNEAVKGERLLEDLRQGKSVALISDAGTPAIADPGFLLVRRCREEGIPVIAVPGPSAVVTALSIAGLPTDRFAFEGFLPAKTKGRRAALRRLRQEDRTTVFYEAPHRLPAALRDLAEELGEDREVAVARELTKIHEELYRGTASGALDHFGSGRVRGEIVLMVAPAVDAEFGGEKADAGSLEEALRKLSAEGMPPRQAVKQMAKEFGLPRDEVYRIWVATKDED